Proteins encoded together in one Alteribacter keqinensis window:
- a CDS encoding AEC family transporter — MTIFFSVVLPVICVFAIGFAVQKWQKLDIRPLSTVAIYVMTPALVFKTFYEADVDMQYVYMVVFSMALLFALIILNKIYARLMKYSSSLESGLILSTAFMNAGNYGAPIILFAYGEAGFAYAVSFLVFQSIIMNFFGVYYAARGGTGMKTALTAVFRMPATYAVVAAVILKGMDLQIPENGMQTIDIISAATIPTVMIILGMQLANIKWGNFEWGKISYGVIVRLFISPLIAWGITFLMPMDPLLAKVLIVSAAMPSAATIVIYAVQFDAKPKLVSGVTFISTILSVVTLTLLLMILG; from the coding sequence TTGACGATATTTTTCTCCGTCGTATTACCTGTAATCTGTGTGTTTGCCATTGGCTTTGCCGTACAAAAGTGGCAGAAGCTTGATATCAGGCCGTTGTCGACCGTAGCCATCTACGTGATGACACCGGCTTTGGTTTTTAAGACGTTCTACGAAGCGGATGTGGACATGCAGTATGTGTACATGGTTGTGTTTTCCATGGCTTTGTTATTTGCACTGATTATTCTGAATAAAATTTATGCACGGCTGATGAAATATTCTTCTTCACTGGAGAGTGGACTTATCCTCTCAACCGCCTTTATGAATGCGGGGAATTACGGAGCGCCTATTATTCTATTTGCATATGGGGAAGCAGGCTTTGCTTATGCGGTTTCGTTTCTCGTTTTTCAATCGATCATTATGAACTTTTTTGGCGTTTATTACGCTGCCCGGGGCGGGACAGGGATGAAGACGGCTCTCACTGCAGTGTTTCGGATGCCTGCTACCTATGCTGTTGTTGCAGCAGTGATTTTGAAAGGGATGGACCTTCAGATCCCGGAAAATGGGATGCAGACTATTGACATTATTTCTGCCGCAACGATTCCGACGGTAATGATTATTCTGGGTATGCAGCTGGCAAACATTAAGTGGGGGAACTTTGAGTGGGGGAAAATCAGCTACGGGGTCATTGTCCGACTGTTTATTTCTCCCCTGATTGCGTGGGGAATTACGTTTCTCATGCCAATGGACCCGCTTCTTGCTAAAGTACTGATTGTTTCTGCTGCCATGCCTTCAGCTGCGACCATTGTGATTTATGCGGTTCAGTTTGATGCAAAACCGAAACTCGTGTCCGGTGTTACATTTATCTCTACTATTTTGAGCGTAGTGACGCTCACATTGTTGCTTATGATTTTAGGGTAA
- a CDS encoding phosphatase PAP2 family protein, translated as MVKSLEWIFLTDRMLFKAINRCKETTPYHMSMGLLTHLGGAVMTVTIALLLLIVSSPAWKGAAIQSALALIISHLIVTALKKGFKRARPYLVVGNSYVIRNPLQDSSFPSGHTTAIFSLVTPYMFYFPGLILILLPLALIVAISRISIGLHYPSDVIAGAALGVGTAFVFYQLWMVFWI; from the coding sequence TTGGTAAAATCTTTGGAGTGGATTTTTTTAACTGACCGGATGCTCTTTAAAGCCATCAACCGTTGCAAAGAGACGACTCCGTATCACATGAGTATGGGACTTCTCACTCATCTGGGCGGAGCAGTGATGACTGTCACAATCGCACTCCTGCTGTTAATCGTATCTTCTCCGGCATGGAAAGGTGCGGCCATTCAATCTGCTCTGGCCCTTATCATTAGTCACCTCATTGTTACAGCTTTGAAAAAAGGCTTTAAACGGGCACGGCCGTATCTTGTGGTTGGGAATTCATATGTCATTCGCAACCCTTTGCAGGATTCGTCCTTCCCTTCCGGACACACAACCGCCATCTTCAGTTTGGTCACACCGTATATGTTCTATTTTCCCGGACTGATTTTGATTTTGCTCCCCCTCGCTTTGATTGTCGCTATTTCAAGAATATCAATCGGGCTTCACTATCCTTCCGATGTGATAGCCGGTGCTGCCCTGGGTGTTGGCACAGCCTTTGTTTTTTATCAGCTGTGGATGGTCTTTTGGATTTGA
- a CDS encoding tetraprenyl-beta-curcumene synthase family protein yields MTVPTRSWTLLYQVYTKVLPVVREQLKEWREFSEGIPDPELRSQALMGIDEKAFHCKGGAVYGLLAGNNRVEAIRFIVAYQLISDYLDNLCDRSTSLDPEDFAALHESMPDALTPGAKPRDYYRFRKEKEDGGYLESLVRTCQEAALTFPAYHAVKMANVELASLYRDLQVHKHVTPAERVPRLEAWFASHRSTVPEMSWYEFSACAGSTLGIFCLTSYAAGNRQLTPVEVEHIKEGYFPWMQGLHIMLDYYIDQEEDEQEGDLNFCSYYESESEMISRLGEFYRQAGNGIEFLPDEQFHRFIRKGLIAIYLADDKVKKDRIFRQKSRQILKHGGMESLFFYMNNWMYRQKTTRN; encoded by the coding sequence GTGACAGTACCAACCCGTTCATGGACACTGTTGTATCAGGTTTATACGAAAGTACTTCCGGTTGTGAGAGAACAACTGAAGGAGTGGAGGGAGTTCTCAGAAGGAATTCCGGATCCGGAATTAAGGTCTCAGGCTTTGATGGGAATTGATGAAAAGGCGTTTCATTGTAAAGGAGGCGCTGTTTACGGACTTCTTGCCGGTAATAACAGGGTAGAAGCAATCCGTTTTATTGTAGCCTATCAGTTGATCAGTGACTATCTTGATAATTTATGTGACCGGAGTACGTCTTTGGACCCTGAGGACTTTGCAGCACTTCATGAAAGTATGCCTGATGCCCTGACACCGGGAGCAAAACCTCGGGATTACTACCGTTTTCGAAAGGAGAAAGAGGACGGGGGTTATCTTGAATCCCTGGTTAGAACATGTCAGGAAGCAGCACTGACATTTCCGGCCTATCATGCTGTTAAAATGGCGAATGTTGAACTTGCTTCTTTATATAGAGATTTGCAGGTGCACAAGCACGTGACACCGGCTGAGCGTGTACCACGGCTGGAGGCGTGGTTTGCGAGTCACCGCAGTACAGTCCCGGAAATGAGCTGGTATGAGTTTTCTGCCTGTGCAGGATCGACTCTCGGCATATTTTGCTTAACCTCCTATGCGGCGGGGAACAGACAATTAACTCCTGTTGAGGTGGAGCACATTAAGGAAGGTTACTTCCCGTGGATGCAGGGGCTTCATATCATGCTTGATTACTATATTGATCAGGAAGAAGATGAACAGGAAGGGGATCTGAACTTTTGCAGCTATTACGAGAGCGAGAGTGAAATGATAAGCCGCCTCGGTGAATTTTACCGGCAGGCGGGAAACGGCATTGAATTTCTCCCGGATGAGCAATTTCATCGTTTTATCAGAAAAGGCCTTATCGCCATTTACCTGGCCGATGATAAGGTGAAAAAAGACCGGATTTTCCGTCAAAAAAGCAGGCAGATCCTTAAACACGGCGGAATGGAGAGCTTGTTTTTTTACATGAACAACTGGATGTACCGGCAAAAAACAACACGTAACTGA
- a CDS encoding alpha/beta fold hydrolase gives MWKWEVKDKEAKGVFVVVHGAGEYHVRYEWVVRRLNDFGYHVIMGDLPGQGTTTGRRGHVNSFDDYFKAVIPWMKEAKKYDLPVIQLGHSMGGLISILVQKEVTSSLRPDILVLSSPCLGLANIPPLYKRAISKSLTRLLPTVSLPSGLAPGSGTRDEWMRERDLKDAMLVKNVSARYYAELVKAIKRAHDGSAAFPNLPLFVMQGGEDLIVNKEEVKRWFNKLDIEDKAYREWSDFYHEVLNEPGKEDVFLHMLAFVTVRLHML, from the coding sequence ATGTGGAAATGGGAAGTGAAGGATAAAGAGGCAAAAGGCGTATTCGTGGTTGTTCATGGAGCAGGGGAATACCATGTGCGCTACGAATGGGTTGTCCGGCGGCTTAATGACTTCGGGTACCATGTAATTATGGGTGACCTTCCCGGACAGGGGACGACCACCGGAAGACGCGGACATGTAAACAGCTTTGATGATTATTTTAAGGCGGTTATTCCATGGATGAAAGAAGCCAAAAAGTATGATCTGCCCGTCATTCAGCTTGGACACAGTATGGGAGGGCTTATTTCCATTCTTGTTCAAAAGGAAGTGACGTCTTCCCTGAGACCGGATATACTTGTTTTATCCTCCCCTTGTCTCGGCCTGGCCAACATTCCACCTTTGTATAAAAGGGCCATTTCAAAATCTCTTACCCGTTTGTTGCCGACTGTTTCTCTTCCTTCCGGGCTGGCACCGGGATCGGGGACGCGGGATGAGTGGATGCGAGAGAGAGATTTGAAGGATGCCATGCTTGTTAAGAATGTAAGCGCCCGCTATTATGCAGAGCTGGTAAAAGCAATTAAGCGTGCCCATGACGGATCTGCTGCATTTCCCAACCTACCTCTTTTTGTGATGCAGGGGGGAGAAGACCTGATCGTGAATAAAGAAGAAGTAAAGCGTTGGTTCAATAAACTGGATATTGAAGATAAAGCTTATCGGGAATGGTCTGACTTTTATCATGAAGTATTGAATGAACCTGGAAAAGAAGATGTTTTTCTCCATATGCTGGCATTTGTAACTGTTCGTTTGCACATGTTATAG
- a CDS encoding glycosyltransferase family 4 protein, whose product MKIALFTDTFTPQVNGVAKTLQRLVQYFERHQIQHEVFVPESVKKEPLFNGNIHRFASLPFFLYPECRLAFPNLITINQQLHAFSPDLIHIATPFNMGLCGLRYARKNAVPFVASYHTHFDYYLDYYKLGFVMPWIWRYQLWFHEDAKKIFVPSRETRNHLQRKGFEHLELWPRGVDCDRFTPDKNTGSFRERFKITKKNILLYVGRVAPEKDVDVLSQMIDQMNPLLKSDTQWVVVGEGPMLDEMKKRHPNDILFTGYLDGDSLAEAYATADLFVFPSSSETFGNVVLESLASGTPAIVAKAGGVQEIVQHNVTGRICEVKNVRSFSETTEQLLLSPATRQLMGTRARTYARSQSWDGIFSNLVAHYEEATYRKTKQKLA is encoded by the coding sequence ATGAAAATCGCATTATTTACCGACACATTCACACCACAGGTTAACGGCGTTGCCAAGACACTCCAGCGGCTTGTTCAATACTTCGAACGGCATCAGATTCAGCATGAAGTCTTTGTGCCTGAAAGTGTAAAGAAAGAGCCCCTTTTTAACGGGAATATTCACCGATTTGCAAGTCTGCCTTTCTTTTTATATCCGGAATGCCGCCTTGCCTTTCCAAACCTCATCACAATCAATCAGCAGCTCCATGCCTTCAGTCCCGACCTCATCCACATTGCCACTCCGTTTAACATGGGCCTTTGCGGACTGCGCTATGCCAGGAAAAATGCAGTCCCCTTCGTTGCCTCCTATCATACTCACTTTGACTACTACCTCGACTATTACAAGCTTGGGTTTGTGATGCCCTGGATATGGCGTTACCAGCTCTGGTTTCATGAAGATGCGAAAAAAATCTTCGTCCCCTCCAGAGAAACGAGGAATCACCTTCAGAGAAAAGGATTTGAACACCTTGAACTCTGGCCGCGGGGCGTAGACTGCGACCGTTTTACCCCAGATAAAAATACAGGATCTTTCCGGGAAAGATTTAAGATCACAAAAAAGAACATTCTTCTTTACGTGGGTCGGGTAGCACCGGAAAAAGACGTGGATGTGCTGAGCCAAATGATTGATCAGATGAACCCCTTATTAAAATCCGACACCCAGTGGGTAGTCGTCGGTGAAGGTCCGATGCTTGATGAAATGAAGAAGCGTCATCCAAATGATATTTTATTTACCGGCTACCTGGACGGAGATTCACTGGCTGAAGCCTATGCCACAGCGGATCTTTTTGTCTTTCCATCATCCTCCGAAACGTTTGGTAATGTCGTCCTGGAGTCTCTCGCTTCCGGAACACCGGCAATTGTGGCAAAAGCCGGCGGGGTTCAGGAGATTGTCCAGCATAATGTGACGGGACGCATATGCGAAGTGAAGAATGTCCGCTCTTTTTCAGAAACAACGGAACAGCTTCTCCTGTCACCTGCCACCCGCCAGCTCATGGGTACGCGTGCCAGAACCTACGCCCGCTCCCAGTCGTGGGACGGTATTTTCTCAAATCTAGTTGCACATTACGAAGAAGCAACTTATAGGAAAACGAAGCAGAAGCTGGCTTGA
- a CDS encoding class I SAM-dependent methyltransferase, whose amino-acid sequence MKTLEGVLPFTRLLLEKAVPDGGTAVDATAGNGHDTLFLAKLVGETGRVFSFDIQDAAIDSTGKRLKAATKLNLKDRVSLIKDSHEHVLNYLGEPALVHGAVFNLGYLPGSDKSVTTTPSSTIRAVENLFSALAPGGVIILVVYHGHEEGKIERDALLDYVRAIPQEEAHVLEYRFTNQRNNPPFIVAIEKRA is encoded by the coding sequence ATGAAAACGTTAGAAGGCGTTCTTCCCTTTACACGCCTCCTTCTGGAAAAAGCGGTTCCCGACGGGGGGACAGCAGTCGATGCTACAGCAGGAAACGGTCACGATACTCTTTTTCTCGCCAAGCTTGTGGGCGAAACAGGCCGCGTTTTCAGTTTTGATATTCAGGACGCAGCCATCGATTCAACCGGGAAGCGTCTTAAAGCAGCCACAAAGCTAAACCTTAAAGACAGGGTCAGCCTGATAAAAGACAGTCACGAGCACGTGTTGAACTATCTGGGAGAGCCAGCCCTCGTCCATGGTGCTGTTTTTAACCTCGGCTACCTTCCGGGAAGTGATAAATCGGTGACCACCACCCCTTCGTCAACAATCCGTGCAGTTGAAAATCTCTTTTCTGCCCTGGCTCCCGGAGGTGTTATTATCCTCGTCGTCTATCACGGACATGAGGAGGGTAAAATAGAACGTGATGCTCTTCTTGACTATGTTCGCGCCATTCCACAGGAAGAAGCACACGTTCTTGAATACCGGTTTACCAACCAGCGAAACAACCCGCCGTTTATTGTGGCTATTGAAAAAAGAGCTTGA
- a CDS encoding gamma carbonic anhydrase, translating to MMKIYPYKNHTPVIDESVFLADGVVITGDVHVKKDASIWFNTVIRGDVAPTYIGEGVNIQDNSTLHQSPDNPLVLEDGVTVGHQCILHSCTVKKEALIGMGATILDRAEIGEGAFVGAGSLVPPGKKIPPGTLALGSPAKVVRELTEEDIKDMARIRREYVEKGRYYKGVMKGAK from the coding sequence ATGATGAAAATCTATCCTTATAAAAATCATACACCTGTTATTGACGAGTCTGTTTTTCTAGCCGACGGTGTCGTTATCACCGGTGATGTTCATGTAAAAAAAGACGCAAGCATCTGGTTTAATACTGTAATCCGGGGAGACGTAGCCCCCACTTACATCGGCGAAGGCGTAAACATCCAGGATAACAGTACCCTTCACCAGAGTCCGGATAACCCTCTTGTACTGGAGGACGGCGTGACTGTCGGGCACCAGTGTATTTTACATAGCTGCACAGTTAAAAAAGAAGCCCTGATTGGGATGGGTGCAACCATTCTGGACCGGGCGGAAATTGGAGAAGGGGCATTCGTCGGTGCCGGCAGCCTCGTACCTCCGGGTAAAAAAATCCCTCCCGGCACCCTGGCTCTCGGAAGTCCCGCAAAGGTTGTACGTGAGCTGACAGAAGAAGACATAAAGGATATGGCCCGGATCCGCCGGGAATATGTAGAGAAAGGCCGGTATTACAAAGGTGTAATGAAAGGTGCGAAGTAG